AACGCGGGTATGGCCATTATCGAAAGTAGCATTCCAGTAAATTTTATCGGCCTTGCCATCGCCATTCACATCAGCGAAATTGTAAATAGTAGTGGTGCCGGCGCTGGTGCCTTCGGGATTGTCAATGGCTGTGGCGCTGAAGTTGCCGCCGCCTGTTGCCAGGTAAACGAGGGTATGACCGGAGTTGAGCGTGGGGTTCCAGCGAACCTCATCTGCTTTGCCATCGCCATCGATATCTGCATAATAATAGCGGGTAGTAGAAGATGTGGAAGCACCCGCAGCATGGGTAATAGCGGTTGAGGCAAAGGTACCATCGCCATTGGAAAGGAACACTCTTGGTTTGCCGCTGTCAAATGTATAGTTCCAGTAAATTTTGTCGGCATCGCCGTCGCCATCAACGTCAGCAAAGAAATAATCGGTGGCCGAACTGGCGCTGATGCCATTGGCATCGGTATGGGCGCCACCAAAGATACCGGGTACATAGGAAGCCATTACCGGCCAGTGGTCGGATGGCCAGAGCGTTTGTCCGTTTACGGTAAAGCTTTTGGTGATTACGCTGGAGCTGGTGAAGGCCATGTTGCGGGTGCTGAGCAGCCAGTCGATCTTATGGTCGCCGGTGGCATCCCAGCCATGGAAGGTAGGATCGCCGCTGCTATCGAACAAGGCATCAACCATGTTGAGGCCGCTGGCATCTTTAATAATACCTATTTCGGCAGTGCCGGGTTGGGCGTTAAAGTCGCCAATACAAATAACCGGCAGGTTGGCGGTGTTATTGTTATTGATGTTCAGTAATACCGTATCGGCATCGAGCTGACGTTCTGCAGAGCTTACAGTTGTCCAGTGGCTGTTCACCACAAAGTAGCTGTTGGCCGTGTTGAGCTTGTCCTGCAGCACCACCCATTTGCCGCTGCGGAATTCTGATGTTTGCATTGTGAAATTGCCCGCGCTGGTACGGGTAAACCGGCTGTTCTTATAATAGATCGTTTTGGGTGAACCGTTAGCGGGACCGGTTTTGTAATAACCATAACCGGCTGCTGTTAGTTGGGTATTGAACCAGGTCTCGATGCTGTCAACCGCAATTTCCTGCAGGCCCAGGACATCTATATCGTTATCGAGGATGATCTGCAGACAATAGTCCTTACGAACATACTGCGAGAACGGATCAGTGGGATCGTCGTTTCTGACGTTAAACGACATCACCTTGATGGGGTCCATGCCGGAAAGGGTAGCCGAGGCCACCGCTGCCCGGGCATTGGGTTTGGAGGAAACGGCGGCGGGTTGGTTGGCCTGCGTTTCAAACCGGGCCTTTTTACAGGCTGCAAAGCCAATGACAAGCATAAGAAGCCCGGCCAGGATCATGCCCGGCTGACTTAAATAATCTTTTTTCATCTTGACAAAGTTTTAGTTGGTAGTTGTTTGTGTTTGATTTATGGAAATGATTAATCCATTATTGGTTGACAATAATTAAAATATAGGGGAATGAATAAAAACGGGCGGTTCGAACCTGGTGTGTTTCCGGCTATAATTAAAGAGAACGTGCAGCACTTGTGAAACAAAAATAACTGTAATTAAAGTTAAGTAAACTGCTGGTAAGTATAAATTTAATTAAATTAAAGTTATGGACATGAAAATATAAAGATTAATTAATAGAGTTGCCAGACGGCAGACATAGAAGGCAGTAGGCTCCCGATAGCTTTCGGGATTCAGTGGGGAAGGCAAAGGGCAAAGGGTAAAAGGCAAAGGGCAAAGGGCAAAAGGCAAAGGCCTCATCGCGGCAATGAAGAACTCAAAACTGAGAACTCAAAACTGAGAACTCTGAACTCTGAACTCTGAACTCTGAACTGAGAACTGGAAACCGGTATCTGGTAACCGGTTCCAGTTGCAGGTTTATTAAGAAGGAGTATTTTCAGTAGTATCATCATTCTTAAACCAACTCAACGCGCCGGTAGGGCATTTATCTACCTGCGCTTTTATTGTTTCGGAATCGGCGCCGGTGATGGTGACCCAGGGTTTTGTTTTCAGGTTGAACACCTTGGGTAATTGGGTTACGCAGCGGCCGGAGTGTTTGCAGAGCTCGGGTTTCCAAACCACGGTAATATCGCCGTTGGTGTATTTGATCTTCTTATCAACATCCTCATCGTGATACACATAGCTGCGCACTTTGATGTTCCCTTCCAATATTTTCGAAACGGGGCATTGCGCCGCAATTTCCAGCAGCCTGTTCTTTTGCTCTGGATCGGTTCCTTCGGGTAGCACTACATCGCGGTCGAGGTAAGTGGTCAGGATGTCGTTTTCCTTTGTCTGCCACATGTTCACATTCACTTTAATTACCGGAATGTCCCAGCCTTTTCTATCGATATACATGCGCAGGGTCACCAGGGTACAACTGGCCAGTGATGACAATAATAGGGTATAAGGATCGGGGCCGGTGTCCTGGCCGCCTTGTTTTTCCGGTTCATCGGCAATGAACTGGCCATTGCGCCACTCAATAACATGCTGGTATTTGGTGGTGCCGATGGTGCCCTGAACCGGTTTTTGCAATTTATATTCCATTTGATAGCTTTTAATTTTCCCAGTAATCAATTGCTGCAAAGTCGTTATTTTTTGCAAATAACGCATTAAGAAATTGTAAGTATCTATCCCACTTAAATGTTTATAAGGATGGCGCAGGATGGTTGCGCAAGCTGAATTGGGTAATTTAAGCGATACCAAACGATTGAACCATCTATGAAAAAATTGTATGCTGCAGCGGCGCTCTGCCTGCTGCTGACCGGGTTTGCCACACCCGCTTTTAGTAAGATCTATTATGTTGCCACCAATGGCAACGATACCAATGCCGGCGCCATCGGTACTCCCTTCCTCACTATTCAACGGGCACAAACTTCCGCCGCAGCAGGCGATACGGTGTACATACGGGGAGGTACCTACGTAATGACCACCGCACAGATTGCCCAGTATTCCGGCATCTGGGCCTATGTTACCCTGCTTAATAAAAGCGGCACCAGCAACAACCGTATCAAATACTGGAACTATCCCAACGAAAAGCCGGTGTTTAATTATTCGGGCATCAATCCCGCGGGTTTTCGCATCAATGCCTTTGAGGTGACCGGTTCGTGGATCCATATCAGGGGGATTGAAGTGGTGGGCGTACAGGTAAATATTACCACGCATACCCAGAGTGAGTGCTTTGAGAACACGGGCAGCAATAACATTTATGAACAACTGAGTATGCACGATGGGAAGGCTATTGGGTTTTATTTAACCAAAGGAGGAAACAACCTGATCCTGAATTGCGATGCCTATAACAACTGGGACAATGTTTCTGAAAACAAGCTGGGCGGCAATACAGACGGATTTGGCTGTCACCCCAACAACGACCTGGTAGGGTACACCAATAATGTGTTCAGGGGCTGCCGGGCCTGGTTTAACAGTGACGATGGCTTTGATTTAATCAACGCTTTTGAAGCGGTGACCATCGAAAACTGCTGGAGCTTTTACAATGGGTATTCTACTTCCTTTGCCAGTTTGGGGGATGGGAATGGCTTTAAAGGAGGCGGTTTTGGCGTTACCGATTTCAGTAACCTGCCGGCTACTATTCCCCGTCACAATATTCGTTTTTGTTTAGCCGTGCGGAACAAATCAGCGGGTTTTTATGCCAATCACCACCTGGGCGGCAACAACTGGTATAATAACTCGGCGTATTTGAATGCCGTAAATTACAATATGCTGAACCGGAGCGCCGATCATACGACTGATGTTCCGGGTTATGATCATAACCTGAAGAACAACCTGGGCTGGGGCGCCCGCAGTTCCGAGGTGAGCAACCTGGATAATGCTGCCAGCGATGTGAGTTTTAATTATTTTACGTTACCGGTAACCGTGAACAGTTCAGATTTTCTGAGTACAGATCAAAGTCTGCTTACGGCAGCCCGCCAGGCAGATGGCAGTTTGCCTGCCGATAATTTTATGCGGCTGGTCACCGGAAGTGATTGTATCAATAAAGGCACTAATATCGGTTTTGCATATAATGGTTCGGCGCCCGACCTGGGATGTTTTGAATCATCGGTAACAACAGCCACTACCTTATCGGAAGTTATAACATCCCATGAAGTAGTTACGAAATTATCTGTTTTTCCCAATCCGGTAGGGGAGACTTTTACTGCCAGGTATCTGCTCACCAAACCGGTTAAGGTGAACCTGGGTTTGTATGATGCAACCGGTTCATTGGTGGCGGTACTGCTGGAGCAAAAACAGGAAGCCGGTACCTACACTTTACCCATTGAGAAAAACTATTTAAAAACAGCAGGCGTTTATTTTCTTAAGCTGCGCATGGGTGATAAAACGGAAACGGTAACGTTGTTGAGGTAGTTTGCAGGTGCATTCCAATCAAATAAATTGCCTGTTTCAAATATGTTATAATTTTAATATAGATTGCGTGTTTTTAAAAGATTTTGTAGCTTAGAACACTTCATGAAAAAGGCATTATTATTACCTGTATTGGTTTGCATGCTGCTTTTAGGCAGTTGCGCCAGGTTCGATAACGATCTGTTTGACTCCATCAACAAGAATGATATTGGCAGTGTAGACCATATGCTGAGAATGGGCAAGGTTGATGTGAATAAGAAAGATGCGGAAGGCCGCACCCCTTTATTGGTGGCCGCCGCCCTGGGCGAAAAAGACATGGTGCATTTGCTGATAACCAATGGCGCACATGTGGAAGACAAAGACAAATCCGGTGAAACGGCTCTGTCTATTGCTGCTATGAAAGGGCACACCGAAGCCGCTCATGTGCTGGTGGAAAATAAGGCAAACGTAAATACCGTAAACAAGGATGAGGTTACCCCGCTGATGTATGCCGCCAACCATGGCTTTCATGACATTGTTTCGCTGTTATTAAACAACGATGCGAAGGTTAATATAGAAAGCAGGGAAAAACTAACCCCGCTTGTATATGCCTGTAACAATAATCATAAAGAGATTGCCAGCCTGCTGATAACGCATGATGCCGATGTGAATTTCCTGATGCATGATAGTGAAACCATCTTAATGACGCTTGCAGCGAAAGGCTATGCAGACCTGGCCCGGTTGTTAATTGATAATGGTGCGCAGGTAAATACGCAAACCACTTATAAAGCCACCGCATTAATGGCTGCCTGCCGTAACCGCCATCCCGAGGTAGTAAAAGTATTGCTGGCTGCCAATGCCGATCCAAACATCAAGGATGAAAATGGAGAGACCGCGTTGGATCATGCTAAAAGGGCAGGAGACCAGGAGAGTGTGGCGTTGTTGCAAAAGGCCCTTCTGCGCTAAAGCTACGGCGGGCGAAGCAGAGAGATGAAAAAGAGGGAAGAAATATTGAATATTTAATTGCCGATTTCCAACAGGCACCAGAATAAAGCAAAAGCATCCCGATGCATCGGGATGCTTTTGCTTTATAATACTTATCACTCCCCCTTTAGGGGGCCGGGGGTTTAATAAATTCTCGTCATCAATCCGGAACCATTTCCCGAGCCACCACTTCCAGTGATAGTTATATGGCCGGTATTGCCATTGCCATCGTAGCCCCAGGCTTTGTTGTTGGTAGCTGTGCAATTGGTAACGGTATGGGGTACGCTTTGTCCGGCGCTGCCCAGTTTGAAACCATTGCCATCGCCATCGGTGCCATAGCCATTGTTAGAGGCAGTGCAACCGGTAATGGTAACGGTGGAAGGTTGGCCGTACAGGTCCCAGCCATCATCGGAGTTGTGGTTGCTTACGCAGCTTTGGAACTTGTTGTTGGCGCCGCCTGATAATTTACAGGCAAAGCCATCGGCATTTTCACCACCATTGGCTGGATCGTAGTTCTCATTCGATTTGCAGGAAAGAATGTAGTCGTCGTGAGCACTGTTATACACCTGCAAACCGGTGTCGTGATTACCGGTAGTGGTAACATTATTACAGTAGTTGTTACCGCCAGTCTGGAATACCAGGCCGGCATCGGGCGCATTCTTGATCACCATATTGGTGATGTTCCAGTAGCTGCCATTGCATTTTACACCCCAGCTGCCGCTTGGCTGGCCGGAGCAATCGAGGGTGCCTCCTGTAAAGTTGATCTTGGAGCTGGAGGTGCCGCTGTTGAGCAATTGCAGGGTAGATGTTAGCTTAATAGTACCGCTAACCGTAATAATATCACCGGCTTTCGCATTGGCGATGGCTGTTTTTAAAGCCGATTCGGTTGTAACGGTAGTGCTTGTTTCAGCAGAGGCGGAGCGGTCTGATGGATCTGATGGCAGTTCGTGGTTTTTTGCGCAACCGGCAAAAAGGATAACTAGCGCCGCCAGGGCGCTGAGATTTTTTTTCATACTTTAAGGCAAGTTTAATCGTTAAAAAAAATGTTCGCTGCTAAATTTAAAGCTTGTACCTAGTTGTTAGCGTTAGCTTTTAACATTAATTTGTGCAAACGATACCGGTAACGATTGCAGCTGCTTTAATAATAGTAAAAACCACATTTGTAAACAACTGCAAGCCTCAGGCTGCAAGCAATATACCTCTGCGCGGCATGAAAGGCAGAAGGCAGAGAACAATGGCCAACAGGCAATAAGCAATAGGCAAAGGTTGCCGGCTGTGCAACATCGCTTATAGGATTTAAAGCTCGCGAGCCATTGACAATTGTCTATTGCTAATTGATCAGAACTCCTTCCCATCTATATTATATAAATTATAATCAGTCATAGGCGCATCGGTGTAGCCCAGGTTTCTGCCTATGGTTATTACCTGGCCCCGGTGATAGGTGCTGTGGTTGGCCACCTGTACGATGTATTCAAAATTCCTGAAGTCGCAGCTGAACCAGGGGCTTTCAATAAAGGTCCTTTCCTGTACGGTTTCATCGGTCATGGTACTGATGTGGGTAGCCAGTTCACCGGATGTTTTCAACAGGACGTCAAATACATCCTGCAGGGTGCCGGTGAATTCGCTGTAGGGCTGCTGGTCCTGCTTTTTGATTATGGAGAGCCAGTAACGTTCTGTTTGCCAGATGTGCAGCAGCGTCAGCTTTATACTGGGAAAGCTGCTGGCCACTTCCTGTTCCAGTTCGGCGGCGGGTTTGCTTTTCAGCCATCTTACCAGGGTGGTGTTGGCCCACAGGTTATAATTCGCATAGTTCTTCATTAAATAGGCTATTGCTGTGTCTGTTGGGGTGGCCGGGGCCATGTATTGGGTTGTCATAATTGTATTTTTTATTGGTACAAAGTAAAACAGGGGTAGTGACAACGGTATGTCAGGAGGGGGAAGAAATACTGCCTACTGCCTTTGTTTGCCGTTTGCCAGGCGCCGGAACTTCCCGTTTTTATATTTAAGAAATGTATATTATCTTGTCAGCTAATCATTATATCTATGAAATCCATTAGTTTAATCCTGGTTGCCCTCGTGTCTTTTATGGTACAGGGTTATGGTCAGGCTGCCGCTGGGCAGGAGTATGGGGAAGACATCAGATCCTGGTTGAAGCTGGGTGAACACAAGGTTGACCTTATGGCTGTAAAGCAATCGCTCACCCCCCGGCAGGTTGAGCTGAGTAACAAGGTGATGAAGGCCATGCAAAGAAACGCAGCCTGGGTGCGCGACTCCCTTCCAAATGTTACCGATTCTTCAGTTATCTACGCAAAGTTTGGCTTATCAAAAGCGGAATTTGATGAATACCTCCTTTCCGGCGAAAAAAAGAGTACGCCCGAGCTGGTAAAAACCGGGGAAGAAACCCTGACAATTACCCGCAAGAAAAATAGCCTCGTTTTTACCGGTACAGGCAAGTTGAAAGTACTTGACTCATTACGGTTCAATACGGCGCTGAACGAACCACTGTACAACAGCAAGGAGCTGGAGTTGAGTAATAAAGCAGGTGTTGATAATAGTGACAATCCTTTTAAAAGCCCCTGGAACGGCTACCATTTTTCCTACGAGCATTATGGCGATGTAATGGACAATGATCCCAAAAACTTGACCGCACAAACCATTACGTTTGATGTGGGCCAGATCAAAGACAGCGGCAATACCATTGTTATGTTCATGCTCATGAATTTTGAGAACGGCAAGATGGTGCAAAACTCAACCGTTATTTGTATGTTTAAATAGCGGGGTAACAGTAATATAACATTCTACAATAATATTGGGTATATTTTTCCAAACCCCAATCTTTTTGATCATTTCAGTCAAAAGGATTGGGGTTTGAGTATTTTATTACACATAACCACGGTCAGTTTTTGTTAATAACCTCATTATATTGTAATAAACTATATATTAAGATTGAGGCTTATCATTTGCATAATGGTGTGGGGTTCCATGCATAACCTTTTGGAGATTGACCACTAAATTCTTTTGAGTGATAGAACATGAGTTGCTTCGATTGGGGGATATTTAGTTTTTCCATTTCAACTATTAACGATTTGCTACTAACATTTCACAAACTGTTTTCGTGTTTGTTAGGGCAACTTTTATTGCTTAAACAAAATAAGAACGTGTATGCAACGATCGACTTATGTGGTAATTATGGCTGGTGGTATAGGCTCCCGTTTTTGGCCGGTAAGCAGAACAGATTATCCCAAACAATTTCTTGATATCCTGGGTACCGGAGAAACACTGATCCAGCAAACATTCCGCCGGTTTGAGCGGCTGGCGCCACTGGAAAATATTTATGTAGTTACTTCCACAGATTATACCGGTATTGTAGAGAAGCAATTACCGCTGATGCCTAAGGAAAATATCTTAAGTGAGCCCGACAGAAAAAATACGGCTCCCTGTATAGCGTACGCTTCCTTTAAAATATTGCAAAGAGACGCCAACGCTTCAATTATCGTAGCGCCGGCCGATCACCTGATCCTCGATCAGCAGGAGTTTGAAGCTGTTTGTACAAAAGGATTGGATTTTGTTGAAACACATGAAGCACTCCTAACTATTGGAATTAAGCCATCTTACCCAAATACTGGGTATGGATATATACAGTTCAACAAAGAGGCAGGTAAAGATGGGGTTCACCGGGTAATTACGTTCACTGAGAAACCGGATGCGCAACGCGCGGCAAATTTTGTAAGTAGTGGGGAATACCTGTGGAACTCAGGCATTTTTGTGTGGAAGGCCAGATCAATTATAAATGCAATTGAAAAATATCTCGGCGATCTGTATCAGCTATTTAAAGAAAAACAAAACTGGCTTGGAACAAGTTTTGAGAAGTTAATGATCGCTGATATCTATGCAGTGTGCGAAAATGTGTCGATCGATGTTGCTGTAATGGAAAAGGCAAACAACGTATACATCATCCCGGCATCGTTCAGATGGAGTGATTTGGGCACCTGGAACAGTGCATGGGAAAACATGGGTAAAGATGTACGTAATAACGCGGTGGCCGGCAATAGTGTACTGACAATAGATACTACCCAATGTGTGGTACATGCGTCGAACGAAAAACTGGTAGTGTTACAGGGCCTGCATAATTATATAGTAGTTGATACAAAGGATGCGCTGTTGATATGCCAGAAAGAAAAAGAGCAGGATATAAAGCAATACGTGAATGAGGTAAAGAAGTTGAAAGGAGAACGCTACTTATATTCTGTTAAGAACAATATAAAACCGGCACCCGCAGGAGTTGAACAGATTTCTTAAGTAGAATGGTTTGAGTGCTGAAAATCATAAAAAAACAATAGTTATCCACAGGTTGCACATAAAAATAATATGCTATTCGCTGATAATGTGCAAGCTTTTTGATAAACATACCTGACCTTAACGAAACCACCTTAGGCTTGCCATTAAAAAACTCCCTGCCTCTGGCGCCTGATTGTATGGGGATTTTCCCCAGGTAGCTGAAATGCTTAACAAGCAAAATTAAATAACATATATGGGTTATAGGAATATAACGCAGCCATTCACGTGGCGTGCACTACACAGTTTTTGGCTTTTATTAATCATCCTGGTGAGTGCTTCGTGCACCAATACCAGGAAGGCCACTTATTTCTCTGGCCAGCAAACGGGTACATTTCAACCCCCCGCCATGCCCAAACCAATAATACAAAACAACGACCTGTTAAGTATAACAGTAAGCAGTTTGAACCCTGAAGCATCCGCAGTATTCAATACACCGGGAGGGGCTAATAATACTAATAGTAGTAATGCTCAGCCAACTGCTACCACTACAACGGCAACCGGATACTTGGTGGATGGAGAAGGCAATATTCAATTTCCTTTTTTAGGAACTGTTAAAGCGGTTGGGATGACAAAAGAGGAGTTGAAAGATAAACTTACCAAATCGCTGGTTGATAAAAAGCTGTTGGTGGACCCCATTATCACAGTTCGCTTCCTAAACTTTAAAGTTACCGTACTCGGTGAAGTAGCGCATCCTACGGTGGTAACAGTTCCCAGTGAAAGTATCACGCTGCTGGAAGCACTGGGGCTGGCAGGTGATTTGACTATTTATGCGCAACGAGACAATGTATTGGTGATCCGGGATGAAGATGGTAAAAAAGTTACCCATCGTTTAAACCTTAATAATACAGAATTATTTTCTTCCCCATACTATTACCTGAAGTCGAATGACGTGGTGTATGTGGAACCAAATAAAGCAAAGGTGGCCAGCACCAGCCGTTCGCAAATGTGGATCCCAATCATATTAAGTGCCTTATCGTTAGGAGTAATAGTAGTAGATCGCGTAACAAGATAAAAAATATTATATGCAAGTGACACACAAAAACGGACTCGAGATGGAGAGCAAGGAAACCAGCGCTGCCCAGCTGTGGAACCGTTATGTTTCGTACTGGCCCTGGTTTGTCTTTCTGTTGTTACTGGCAGTTGGCGGGGCTTGCCTGTATATGCGGTATGCTATTCCAAAGTATGAATCCACCGCCCGGTTGTTAATTAAAGATGAAAAGAAAGGAGTAGAAGATTCAAAAGGGTTGGAATCACTCAACCTGATCTCTACCAAAAAGATCCTGGAAAATGAAATTGAGGTGTTATCGAGCCGCACCCTGGTAAAGGAAGTGGTAAACGATTTACAACTGTATGCGCCCGTATTTGAAGAAAGAAAGATCAATTCCTGGCTGGAATCAAACACAGCCTGGCTTACAAAAAAAGGCGTGGCGCCCGGCGGACTGCCCGCCTATACAACTTCACCGATAATTGTGAAGCTAAAAAGTCCGGACAGCCTGCGGGAAGTAAAGAAAGTACCATTTGTGTATGACAGGGCCCAACAGAAAGTAGTGTTGGGTACAGAAGGGTATGCCTTGAATGAATGGGTGGAAACCCCGTATGGTACGCTGCAATTTGTACGCAATCCCCGGTTGGAAGATTCGACCTATTCACCAAACGGACAATTCTATTTTTCTTTACAACAACCCAAAAAAGCAATAGCAGATATTCAGAACCGGTTAGTAATTGCATCGGCCAGTAAATTATCGTCCATTCTCAACCTCACTATTCGCGATGAAGTGCCCGAACGCGGGGAAGACATCCTGAATTCATTGCTCACGGCCTATAATGTGGCCATGCTGAAAGATAAAAACACCCTGGCTTCCAATACGCTTAAGTTTGTGGAAGACAGGTTGAACCACGTATCACGTGATCTGAGTGGCATTGAAAAAAAGATTGAAAGTTATAAATCATCAGAACAGGCAGTAGATGTAAGCGAGCAGGGTAAACTGTTCCTGGAAAATGTAAGCGCCAACGACCAGAAGTTAAGTGAGATAGATATGAAACTGGCCGCGCTTGACCAGGTAGAGCATTATGTAAAGGCAAAAGATGACAACAGCAGCATAGCACCTTCTACCTTAGGGGTAACTGACCCGGTGTTGTCGAGCCTGTTGGATAAATTATATGAAAAGGAGCTGGAATACGAAAAGAAGAAATCAACTACCGGTGAAGGTAACCCATTACTGACTTCAGTAGCTGACCAGATCAACCGGATAAAAC
The Niastella koreensis GR20-10 genome window above contains:
- a CDS encoding polysaccharide biosynthesis/export family protein translates to MGYRNITQPFTWRALHSFWLLLIILVSASCTNTRKATYFSGQQTGTFQPPAMPKPIIQNNDLLSITVSSLNPEASAVFNTPGGANNTNSSNAQPTATTTTATGYLVDGEGNIQFPFLGTVKAVGMTKEELKDKLTKSLVDKKLLVDPIITVRFLNFKVTVLGEVAHPTVVTVPSESITLLEALGLAGDLTIYAQRDNVLVIRDEDGKKVTHRLNLNNTELFSSPYYYLKSNDVVYVEPNKAKVASTSRSQMWIPIILSALSLGVIVVDRVTR
- a CDS encoding (4Fe-4S)-binding protein; this translates as MEYKLQKPVQGTIGTTKYQHVIEWRNGQFIADEPEKQGGQDTGPDPYTLLLSSLASCTLVTLRMYIDRKGWDIPVIKVNVNMWQTKENDILTTYLDRDVVLPEGTDPEQKNRLLEIAAQCPVSKILEGNIKVRSYVYHDEDVDKKIKYTNGDITVVWKPELCKHSGRCVTQLPKVFNLKTKPWVTITGADSETIKAQVDKCPTGALSWFKNDDTTENTPS
- a CDS encoding right-handed parallel beta-helix repeat-containing protein codes for the protein MKKLYAAAALCLLLTGFATPAFSKIYYVATNGNDTNAGAIGTPFLTIQRAQTSAAAGDTVYIRGGTYVMTTAQIAQYSGIWAYVTLLNKSGTSNNRIKYWNYPNEKPVFNYSGINPAGFRINAFEVTGSWIHIRGIEVVGVQVNITTHTQSECFENTGSNNIYEQLSMHDGKAIGFYLTKGGNNLILNCDAYNNWDNVSENKLGGNTDGFGCHPNNDLVGYTNNVFRGCRAWFNSDDGFDLINAFEAVTIENCWSFYNGYSTSFASLGDGNGFKGGGFGVTDFSNLPATIPRHNIRFCLAVRNKSAGFYANHHLGGNNWYNNSAYLNAVNYNMLNRSADHTTDVPGYDHNLKNNLGWGARSSEVSNLDNAASDVSFNYFTLPVTVNSSDFLSTDQSLLTAARQADGSLPADNFMRLVTGSDCINKGTNIGFAYNGSAPDLGCFESSVTTATTLSEVITSHEVVTKLSVFPNPVGETFTARYLLTKPVKVNLGLYDATGSLVAVLLEQKQEAGTYTLPIEKNYLKTAGVYFLKLRMGDKTETVTLLR
- a CDS encoding mannose-1-phosphate guanylyltransferase produces the protein MQRSTYVVIMAGGIGSRFWPVSRTDYPKQFLDILGTGETLIQQTFRRFERLAPLENIYVVTSTDYTGIVEKQLPLMPKENILSEPDRKNTAPCIAYASFKILQRDANASIIVAPADHLILDQQEFEAVCTKGLDFVETHEALLTIGIKPSYPNTGYGYIQFNKEAGKDGVHRVITFTEKPDAQRAANFVSSGEYLWNSGIFVWKARSIINAIEKYLGDLYQLFKEKQNWLGTSFEKLMIADIYAVCENVSIDVAVMEKANNVYIIPASFRWSDLGTWNSAWENMGKDVRNNAVAGNSVLTIDTTQCVVHASNEKLVVLQGLHNYIVVDTKDALLICQKEKEQDIKQYVNEVKKLKGERYLYSVKNNIKPAPAGVEQIS
- a CDS encoding ankyrin repeat domain-containing protein encodes the protein MKKALLLPVLVCMLLLGSCARFDNDLFDSINKNDIGSVDHMLRMGKVDVNKKDAEGRTPLLVAAALGEKDMVHLLITNGAHVEDKDKSGETALSIAAMKGHTEAAHVLVENKANVNTVNKDEVTPLMYAANHGFHDIVSLLLNNDAKVNIESREKLTPLVYACNNNHKEIASLLITHDADVNFLMHDSETILMTLAAKGYADLARLLIDNGAQVNTQTTYKATALMAACRNRHPEVVKVLLAANADPNIKDENGETALDHAKRAGDQESVALLQKALLR
- a CDS encoding FG-GAP-like repeat-containing protein, with amino-acid sequence MKKDYLSQPGMILAGLLMLVIGFAACKKARFETQANQPAAVSSKPNARAAVASATLSGMDPIKVMSFNVRNDDPTDPFSQYVRKDYCLQIILDNDIDVLGLQEIAVDSIETWFNTQLTAAGYGYYKTGPANGSPKTIYYKNSRFTRTSAGNFTMQTSEFRSGKWVVLQDKLNTANSYFVVNSHWTTVSSAERQLDADTVLLNINNNNTANLPVICIGDFNAQPGTAEIGIIKDASGLNMVDALFDSSGDPTFHGWDATGDHKIDWLLSTRNMAFTSSSVITKSFTVNGQTLWPSDHWPVMASYVPGIFGGAHTDANGISASSATDYFFADVDGDGDADKIYWNYTFDSGKPRVFLSNGDGTFASTAITHAAGASTSSTTRYYYADIDGDGKADEVRWNPTLNSGHTLVYLATGGGNFSATAIDNPEGTSAGTTTIYNFADVNGDGKADKIYWNATFDNGHTRVYLATSGGSFSGTVVSGAEGASTTAGTQFWYADVNGDGKADEIYWHPDLNAGKTMVYIADGDGTFTANSSFSNSATSGLSNTRFYFADINGDGFADKVYWNPGNYYGYLKVYYSESGAFNGPVYTLRGTSQSENTYFYFNDVNGDGKADQVRWNYGENSGELRNYFAK
- a CDS encoding DinB family protein, yielding MTTQYMAPATPTDTAIAYLMKNYANYNLWANTTLVRWLKSKPAAELEQEVASSFPSIKLTLLHIWQTERYWLSIIKKQDQQPYSEFTGTLQDVFDVLLKTSGELATHISTMTDETVQERTFIESPWFSCDFRNFEYIVQVANHSTYHRGQVITIGRNLGYTDAPMTDYNLYNIDGKEF
- a CDS encoding right-handed parallel beta-helix repeat-containing protein yields the protein MKKNLSALAALVILFAGCAKNHELPSDPSDRSASAETSTTVTTESALKTAIANAKAGDIITVSGTIKLTSTLQLLNSGTSSSKINFTGGTLDCSGQPSGSWGVKCNGSYWNITNMVIKNAPDAGLVFQTGGNNYCNNVTTTGNHDTGLQVYNSAHDDYILSCKSNENYDPANGGENADGFACKLSGGANNKFQSCVSNHNSDDGWDLYGQPSTVTITGCTASNNGYGTDGDGNGFKLGSAGQSVPHTVTNCTATNNKAWGYDGNGNTGHITITGSGGSGNGSGLMTRIY